A window of Clostridium botulinum BKT015925 contains these coding sequences:
- the rpsL gene encoding 30S ribosomal protein S12, whose protein sequence is MPTINQLVRKGRKTAEYKSNSPALKQCPQKRGVCTVVKTSTPKKPNSALRKVARVRLTNGYEVTAYIPGIGHNLQEHSVVLIRGGRVKDLPGVRYHIVRGALDAAGVANRMQARSKYGAKKPKQK, encoded by the coding sequence ATGCCAACTATTAACCAATTAGTAAGAAAAGGAAGAAAGACAGCAGAGTACAAGTCAAATTCTCCAGCATTAAAACAATGTCCTCAAAAGAGAGGAGTGTGTACAGTTGTTAAAACAAGCACACCTAAAAAGCCTAACTCAGCGTTAAGAAAAGTAGCGAGAGTAAGACTTACAAATGGTTATGAAGTTACAGCTTACATTCCAGGTATAGGACACAACTTACAAGAACACAGTGTTGTTTTAATAAGAGGAGGAAGAGTAAAAGACCTTCCAGGTGTTAGATATCACATAGTAAGAGGAGCATTAGATGCTGCTGGAGTAGCTAACAGAATGCAAGCAAGATCAAAATATGGTGCAAAAAAACCAAAACAAAAATAG
- the rpsG gene encoding 30S ribosomal protein S7, with translation MPRKGNTPKRDVLPDPLYNSKVVAKLINGIMLDGKKGVAQKICYDAFAIMGEKTGSEPLEVFETAMNNVMPLLEVKARRIGGATYQVPMEVRAERRETLGIRWIVDASRKRGEKYMRERLAGELMDAANNTGSAVKKREDTHKMAEANKAFAHYRY, from the coding sequence GTGCCAAGAAAAGGAAATACACCTAAAAGAGATGTACTACCAGATCCATTATACAACAGTAAGGTTGTTGCAAAATTAATAAACGGCATAATGCTAGATGGTAAAAAGGGAGTAGCACAAAAAATATGCTATGACGCTTTCGCTATCATGGGAGAAAAAACAGGAAGTGAACCATTAGAGGTTTTCGAAACTGCAATGAATAATGTTATGCCATTACTTGAAGTAAAAGCTAGAAGAATTGGTGGGGCTACTTACCAAGTTCCAATGGAAGTTAGAGCTGAAAGAAGAGAAACATTAGGAATCAGATGGATTGTTGACGCTTCAAGAAAAAGAGGCGAAAAATACATGAGAGAAAGATTAGCAGGAGAATTAATGGATGCTGCTAACAATACAGGATCAGCTGTTAAAAAGAGAGAAGATACACACAAAATGGCAGAAGCTAACAAAGCATTTGCTCATTACAGATACTAA
- the fusA gene encoding elongation factor G → MARQYPLNKFRNIGIMAHIDAGKTTSTERILFYTGKTHKIGETHEGAATMDWMVQEQERGITITSAATTCFWKEHQINIIDTPGHVDFTVEVERSLRVLDSAITILDAKGGVEPQTETVWRQADKYEVPRMIFINKMDILGADFYMSVQTVRDRLRANAVPIQIPIGKEDDYQGHIDLIKMQAVIFDKELGVHYDEVEIPEELKDKAEEYRSAMMEAIVETDEELMMKYLEGEEVSEEEIHTALRKATIANEIVPVLCGTAYKNKGIQHLLDAVLAYLPSPLDIPSIKGVDEDGNEVERHASDDEPLGALAFKIATDPFVGKLAFVRIYSGIMKGGSYVLNSNKNKKERIGRLVKMHANHREEVEELYAGELGAVIGLKNTTTGDTLCSEETPVILESMEFPEPVISVAIEPKTKAAQEKMGIALAKLAEEDPTFKTYTDQETGQVIIAGMGELHLEIIVDRLQREFKVECNVGAPQVAYKETIKNAVKAEGKFVRQSGGRGQYGHCWIELIPHEGEYEFENAIVGGAIPREYVPAVDNGIQEACQSGILGGFPVINFKVKCYDGSYHDVDSSEMAFKVAGSMAFKNGMAKATPVLLEPVMKVEIVVPEEYMGDVMGDVNSRRGRIEGMNPRGGAQVISAFVPLSEMFGYATVLRSRTQGRGTYSMEFANYEEVPKSIAEKVAGENK, encoded by the coding sequence ATGGCTAGACAATATCCGTTAAACAAATTTCGTAACATCGGAATAATGGCACATATAGATGCAGGTAAAACTACATCAACTGAGCGTATATTATTCTATACTGGAAAAACTCATAAAATAGGAGAAACTCACGAAGGTGCAGCAACAATGGACTGGATGGTTCAAGAACAAGAAAGAGGTATAACAATTACTTCGGCTGCAACTACTTGTTTTTGGAAAGAACACCAAATTAATATCATTGACACACCAGGACACGTAGATTTTACTGTTGAGGTTGAAAGATCTTTAAGAGTACTTGATAGTGCTATAACTATTCTTGATGCAAAAGGCGGGGTTGAACCTCAAACTGAAACAGTATGGAGACAGGCAGATAAATATGAAGTACCTAGAATGATTTTTATAAACAAAATGGATATCTTAGGTGCTGATTTCTATATGTCAGTTCAAACTGTTAGAGATAGATTACGTGCAAATGCAGTGCCAATACAAATTCCAATAGGAAAAGAAGATGACTATCAAGGTCACATTGATCTTATAAAAATGCAAGCTGTTATCTTTGATAAAGAATTAGGAGTACACTACGATGAAGTTGAAATTCCTGAAGAATTAAAAGATAAGGCTGAAGAATACAGATCAGCTATGATGGAAGCTATTGTTGAAACTGATGAAGAATTAATGATGAAGTATCTTGAAGGTGAAGAAGTTTCTGAAGAAGAAATACATACAGCTTTAAGAAAAGCTACAATAGCTAATGAAATAGTTCCAGTACTTTGCGGTACTGCTTACAAAAATAAGGGTATCCAACATTTATTAGATGCAGTTCTTGCTTATTTACCATCCCCATTAGATATACCTTCAATTAAAGGTGTTGATGAAGATGGAAATGAAGTTGAAAGACACGCATCTGATGATGAACCACTAGGAGCATTAGCATTCAAGATAGCTACAGACCCATTTGTTGGTAAATTAGCATTCGTAAGAATTTACTCTGGTATAATGAAGGGTGGAAGCTATGTATTAAACAGTAACAAGAACAAAAAAGAAAGAATCGGAAGACTTGTTAAAATGCATGCTAACCACAGAGAAGAAGTTGAAGAATTATATGCTGGAGAATTAGGTGCAGTTATAGGATTAAAAAATACTACAACTGGAGATACTTTATGTTCAGAAGAAACACCAGTTATACTTGAAAGCATGGAATTCCCAGAACCAGTTATATCTGTTGCAATTGAACCTAAAACAAAAGCTGCTCAAGAAAAAATGGGTATAGCGCTTGCAAAACTTGCAGAAGAAGATCCAACATTTAAAACATATACTGACCAAGAAACAGGCCAAGTAATTATCGCTGGTATGGGTGAACTTCACCTTGAAATCATAGTAGATAGATTACAAAGAGAATTCAAAGTAGAATGTAACGTAGGTGCTCCACAAGTTGCTTACAAAGAAACTATTAAAAATGCTGTTAAAGCTGAAGGTAAGTTTGTAAGACAATCAGGTGGTCGTGGACAATACGGACATTGTTGGATAGAATTAATACCTCATGAAGGCGAATATGAATTTGAAAATGCTATAGTTGGAGGAGCTATTCCAAGAGAATATGTTCCAGCTGTAGATAACGGAATTCAAGAAGCTTGTCAAAGTGGTATATTAGGTGGATTCCCAGTTATAAACTTTAAGGTTAAATGTTACGATGGATCATACCATGATGTTGACTCATCTGAAATGGCATTTAAAGTTGCTGGTTCTATGGCATTCAAAAATGGTATGGCTAAAGCAACACCAGTATTACTTGAACCTGTAATGAAGGTAGAAATAGTTGTACCTGAAGAATACATGGGAGATGTAATGGGAGATGTTAACTCTAGAAGAGGTAGAATTGAAGGCATGAACCCAAGAGGGGGAGCGCAAGTTATATCTGCATTCGTACCATTATCTGAAATGTTTGGATATGCAACAGTTTTAAGATCTAGAACACAAGGTAGAGGAACATACAGCATGGAATTTGCTAACTACGAAGAAGTTCCAAAGAGTATAGCTGAAAAGGTTGCAGGAGAAAATAAATAA